Within Corynebacterium jeddahense, the genomic segment TCGCGCCGAACCGCGTGCTCGCCGTGACGTTCACCAAACGCGCGGCGGGGGAGATGGCGGACCGCCTGCGCTCCATGGGCATCGGCGGGGTGCAGGCGCGCACGTTCCACTCCGCCGCGATGCGCCAGCTGCAGTACTTCTGGCCCCAGATCGCCGGGGACCTGCCGTGGAAGGTCCTGGACAACAAGTTCCCGTACGTCGCCCGGGCGGCCCGCGCCGCGGGGCTGGACACGGGCAAGGACATGGTGCGCGACCTGCTTTCGGAGATCGAGTGGGCGAAGGCGAGCGTCATCGGCCCGGACGATTACGTCCAGCGGATCGGCGAGTCGCCGCGCACCCCGCCCGCCGACGTGGCGAAGGTCGCACAGGTCTACCGCCTCTACGAGGAGGCGAAGACGAACCCGGACGGGATGCTGCTCGACTTCGACGATCTGCTGCTCCACGTCGCGGGCGCGCTCGAGAACGCGCCGGCGGTGGCGGAGGAGTTCCGCGCCCAGTACCAGTCGTTCGTGGTGGACGAGTACCAGGACGTCACCCCGCTGCAGCAGCGCGTGCTCGAGGGGTGGCTGGGCACCCGCGACGACCTCACCGTCGTCGGCGACGCGAACCAGACCATCTACTCGTTCACGGGCGCGACCCCGGATTACCTGCTGAATTTCTCGCGGACGTACGGGCACGCGACCGTCGTCAAGCTGCAGCGCGACTACCGCTCGACGGTGGAGATCACGGAGCTCGCCAACACCGTCATCGGCAAGGCGAGCGGGCGCGTGGCCGGCACGCGGCTCGAGCTGCAGGGGATGCGCGGCCACGGCCCGGAGCCGCAGTTCCGCGGGTTTGACGACGAACCTTCGGAGGCCCGCGCGGTCGCGGCGGAGGTGCGCAAGCTGCTCGACAGCGGCGTGCCCGCCCGCGAGATCGCCATCCTCTACCGCATCAACGCGCAGTCCGCCGCGTTCGAAGCGGCGCTCGCGGACGAGGGGATCGTCTACCAGGTGCGCGGCGGCGAGGGGTTCTTCCAGCGCGCGGAGATCCGCGATGCCCTCGCCCAGCTCGTGCGCTCCGCGAAGCGCACGGACCTGCCGAGCGATCCCGTCGTCGTCGCGCGCGCAGCCCTCGCCCCGCTCGGTCTGACTCCCACCGAGCCGGAGGGTGCGCAGGCCCGCGAGCGCTGGCAGGCGCTCAGCGCGCTCGTGGACCTCATCGAGGAGATCGTGCGCTCCCAGGAGGCCTCGACGCTGCCGGAGGTGCTCGTCTCGCTGCGCCGGCGCGCGGACGCGAAGCAGCCGCCCGCCGTCGACGGGGTGACCCTGGCCAGCCTCCACGCCGCGAAGGGGCTCGAGTGGGACGCGGTCTTCCTCGTCGGCTTGGTGGAGAAGACGCTGCCGATCTCGCACGCGATCAAGGCGGGCGACGACCAAGTGGAGGAGGAGCGGCGACTGTTCTACGTCGGCGTCACCCGCGCCCGCGAGCACCTGCACCTGTCGTGGTCGCTCGCGCGCCAGGAGGGCGGGCACAAGAACCGGTCGCGCTCGCGCTTCCTCGACGGGCTCGTCCCGCAGCTCGACGTCGAGCAGTCGCCGCAGCGGCTCAAGCGCAACAAGCGTTGCCGCGT encodes:
- a CDS encoding ATP-dependent DNA helicase UvrD2, which translates into the protein MAIDLSVLDADQRVAAEAPRGPVCILAGAGTGKTRTITYRIANMIDRGQVAPNRVLAVTFTKRAAGEMADRLRSMGIGGVQARTFHSAAMRQLQYFWPQIAGDLPWKVLDNKFPYVARAARAAGLDTGKDMVRDLLSEIEWAKASVIGPDDYVQRIGESPRTPPADVAKVAQVYRLYEEAKTNPDGMLLDFDDLLLHVAGALENAPAVAEEFRAQYQSFVVDEYQDVTPLQQRVLEGWLGTRDDLTVVGDANQTIYSFTGATPDYLLNFSRTYGHATVVKLQRDYRSTVEITELANTVIGKASGRVAGTRLELQGMRGHGPEPQFRGFDDEPSEARAVAAEVRKLLDSGVPAREIAILYRINAQSAAFEAALADEGIVYQVRGGEGFFQRAEIRDALAQLVRSAKRTDLPSDPVVVARAALAPLGLTPTEPEGAQARERWQALSALVDLIEEIVRSQEASTLPEVLVSLRRRADAKQPPAVDGVTLASLHAAKGLEWDAVFLVGLVEKTLPISHAIKAGDDQVEEERRLFYVGVTRAREHLHLSWSLARQEGGHKNRSRSRFLDGLVPQLDVEQSPQRLKRNKRCRVCGNPLATPADKALGRHESCEPGYDERVLATLKRWRLEVSRAANKPAYVVFSDATLMSIAEAMPASEAEMLDISGVGPVKVEQFGAGVLGVLAQFR